A single genomic interval of Alistipes provencensis harbors:
- a CDS encoding PAS domain-containing sensor histidine kinase, giving the protein MNAEHPVSAELLQQFLDASGIGWWRLDFGQREMTCSRLAAELIGADDTRIPFDDIYLLPGEEHRARIYTRCAALKVTDTLDETFVTAKGNKCLQIKAVDVRTDPTTNARTAFGTIRCITDDDPENAELTAINRSYQATQRNYSHLAQLIEHLPIGYVRVNILRDKTGEAVDFLLSYINQQAGTILGIRTRDYVGKTAGEVGVDPRNHIPVFQRIPSRAYGEYTWESPTGYVCRSLIYNTPGDDDELVILLEDVTEATRSREQLADFENLFSLISDFAHVGCVSYNPLTGEGYTKGPWVQNYGETEDMPVAQIIGTWRHVHPDDRAHLRQLLAALERGEISSCADEVRVIRPNEPTRWLMTHVVCRDYRPEEGVIDLACVNYDITELKRTEEELRKAKEHAEEANKLKSAFLANMSHEIRTPLNAIVGFSELLAHEPKSETRKEYSDIIQRNNTLLLQIISDVLDLALIEAGRSEIVRTVFDAREFCLETAGMFRFQCPPNVELCIEENLPPLPIRGYKQGISRIIGNFTRNALKFTQEGSITIGFRETSGHVRFYVRDTGIGIAPGEHERIFERFVKLDTFTQGTGLGLSICKSIAEQLGGRVGVDSAVGQGSCFWLDVPIPE; this is encoded by the coding sequence ATGAACGCAGAACATCCTGTTTCCGCTGAGCTGCTTCAGCAATTTCTCGACGCATCGGGCATCGGGTGGTGGCGGCTCGACTTCGGACAGCGCGAAATGACCTGTTCCCGGCTGGCGGCAGAACTCATCGGCGCCGACGACACCCGCATTCCGTTCGACGACATCTACCTGCTGCCCGGAGAGGAACATAGGGCACGCATCTACACCCGCTGCGCAGCGCTCAAGGTCACCGACACGCTTGACGAAACGTTCGTCACGGCGAAAGGAAACAAATGTCTGCAAATCAAAGCCGTGGATGTCCGGACCGATCCGACGACGAACGCCCGGACGGCTTTCGGGACCATCCGCTGCATCACGGACGACGATCCCGAAAACGCGGAACTCACCGCCATCAACCGGAGCTATCAGGCGACGCAGCGCAATTACAGCCACCTCGCACAACTGATCGAGCACCTGCCGATCGGCTATGTACGCGTCAACATCCTGCGCGACAAGACGGGCGAGGCCGTCGATTTCCTGCTCTCGTACATCAACCAGCAGGCCGGCACGATCTTAGGCATCCGCACGCGGGATTATGTGGGCAAAACAGCCGGCGAGGTGGGAGTGGACCCCCGGAACCATATCCCCGTATTCCAGCGCATCCCCTCGCGCGCCTACGGGGAATACACTTGGGAAAGCCCTACCGGATACGTCTGCCGCAGCCTGATCTACAACACTCCGGGCGATGACGACGAACTGGTCATCCTGCTCGAAGACGTCACCGAAGCCACGCGCAGCCGGGAGCAACTGGCCGATTTCGAGAACCTGTTCAGTCTCATTTCGGACTTCGCGCATGTGGGCTGCGTCAGCTACAACCCCCTTACCGGAGAGGGTTACACCAAAGGTCCCTGGGTACAGAACTACGGAGAGACAGAAGATATGCCCGTCGCACAGATCATCGGGACGTGGCGGCACGTCCATCCCGACGACCGGGCCCACCTGAGGCAACTGCTCGCGGCCCTCGAACGCGGCGAAATCTCCTCCTGCGCCGACGAGGTGCGCGTCATCCGCCCGAACGAGCCCACACGCTGGCTCATGACCCACGTCGTCTGCCGCGACTACCGTCCGGAGGAGGGCGTGATCGATCTGGCGTGCGTCAACTACGACATCACCGAACTCAAACGCACCGAAGAGGAGCTGCGCAAGGCAAAGGAGCACGCCGAAGAGGCCAACAAACTCAAATCGGCCTTTCTGGCCAACATGAGCCACGAGATCCGCACGCCGCTGAATGCCATCGTCGGATTCTCGGAACTGCTCGCCCACGAGCCGAAGAGCGAGACCCGCAAGGAGTACAGCGACATCATCCAGCGCAACAACACGCTGCTGTTGCAGATCATCTCCGACGTGCTCGACCTCGCGCTCATCGAAGCGGGCCGGTCGGAAATCGTCCGCACGGTCTTCGACGCGCGGGAGTTCTGCCTCGAAACGGCCGGCATGTTCCGGTTCCAGTGTCCTCCGAACGTGGAATTGTGCATCGAGGAGAACCTTCCGCCGCTCCCGATCCGGGGATATAAGCAGGGAATCAGCCGGATTATCGGCAACTTCACCCGCAATGCACTGAAATTCACGCAGGAAGGGTCGATAACGATCGGATTCCGCGAGACTTCCGGCCATGTACGCTTCTACGTCCGCGACACGGGCATCGGCATCGCCCCCGGGGAACACGAACGCATCTTCGAACGCTTCGTCAAACTCGACACTTTCACGCAGGGGACCGGCCTCGGGCTCTCGATCTGCAAGTCGATCGCCGAACAGTTGGGCGGACGCGTCGGCGTCGACTCGGCCGTCGGTCAGGGTTCGTGCTTCTGGCTCGACGTCCCCATCCCGGAATAA
- a CDS encoding ABC transporter ATP-binding protein yields the protein MFKTYMRLLGFARPIKKYAVPYFFYSLFYALFNSLTFMLIIPILNTMFDANYSFEYVEKLPPVEFNQDYLATLFNFTYSHIFQEYSTQNVLMLLAVVAVCISLLSNLFRYLGAWTMENMRTRTLQRMRNEMFSRVMDMNVGYFSDQRKGDIISKITSDVGVVQFCITNTLQVSFREPFLIVGYIVMMVAISWELAVFSVLFLPVVALLIGSIVKKLRHPARTNQQRMGEMVATLDESLAGIKVIKSYNAVEYIKQKYYAISADLARLTLSMARRQQLASPMSEFLGITAVGVILVFGGSLVAKGTLDPGGFIAFVAIFSQITRPVRTFIDQFANINQGIAAGERIFSIIDTKPEIEDSPDAKELTGLKEKIEFRDVHFSYDGSREVIDGVSFEILRGQTVALVGPSGGGKSTLSELLPRFYDPTSGEILIDGVSLRDYTQESVRGHMSVVAQDTVLFNDTIEGNIAMGKRGATHEEVVEAAKVANADCFIRESPEGYETNIGDRGVKLSGGQRQRLSIARAVLKNPDILILDEATSALDTESEKLVQEALNNLLKGRTSVVIAHRLSTIHNADQIIVVDHGRIAERGTHAELMERNGIYAKLIEMQSFD from the coding sequence ATGTTCAAAACATACATGCGGCTGTTGGGCTTCGCCCGGCCGATCAAGAAATACGCGGTTCCCTACTTCTTCTACTCCCTGTTCTACGCGCTGTTCAACTCGCTGACGTTCATGCTGATCATCCCGATCCTGAACACCATGTTCGACGCGAACTACTCGTTCGAGTATGTCGAGAAACTGCCGCCCGTGGAGTTCAATCAGGACTATCTGGCCACGCTTTTCAACTTCACCTATTCGCATATTTTCCAAGAATACTCCACGCAGAACGTCCTGATGCTGCTGGCCGTGGTGGCCGTCTGCATCAGCCTGCTGAGCAACCTGTTCCGCTATCTGGGCGCTTGGACCATGGAGAACATGCGCACAAGGACCCTGCAACGCATGCGCAACGAGATGTTCTCGCGCGTGATGGACATGAACGTGGGCTACTTTTCGGACCAGCGCAAGGGCGACATCATTTCGAAGATCACCTCCGACGTGGGCGTGGTGCAGTTCTGCATCACCAACACCCTACAGGTGTCGTTCCGCGAACCGTTCCTCATCGTCGGTTACATCGTGATGATGGTGGCCATCTCGTGGGAGCTCGCCGTCTTCTCGGTGCTGTTCCTTCCGGTGGTGGCGCTGCTCATCGGCAGCATCGTCAAGAAACTCCGCCACCCGGCCCGCACCAACCAGCAGCGCATGGGCGAGATGGTCGCCACGCTCGACGAATCGCTCGCAGGCATCAAGGTCATCAAGAGCTACAACGCCGTCGAATACATTAAACAAAAATACTACGCCATCAGCGCCGACCTCGCACGGCTGACCCTCTCGATGGCCCGCCGCCAGCAGTTGGCCTCGCCGATGAGCGAATTCCTCGGCATCACGGCCGTGGGCGTAATCCTCGTCTTCGGCGGTTCGCTCGTCGCCAAGGGGACGCTCGATCCCGGCGGATTCATCGCTTTCGTGGCTATTTTTTCGCAGATCACGCGCCCCGTGCGCACCTTTATCGACCAGTTCGCCAACATCAACCAAGGCATTGCGGCCGGCGAGCGTATCTTCTCGATCATCGACACGAAACCCGAAATCGAGGACAGCCCCGACGCCAAGGAACTGACGGGGCTGAAGGAGAAGATCGAGTTCCGCGACGTGCACTTCTCCTACGACGGTTCGCGCGAGGTGATCGACGGCGTTTCATTCGAGATACTCCGCGGGCAGACCGTGGCGCTGGTAGGCCCCTCGGGCGGCGGCAAGTCGACCCTGAGCGAACTGCTGCCCCGCTTCTACGACCCCACGTCGGGCGAAATCCTGATCGACGGCGTTTCGCTGCGCGACTACACGCAGGAGAGCGTGCGCGGGCACATGAGCGTCGTGGCGCAGGACACCGTGCTTTTCAACGACACCATCGAGGGCAATATCGCCATGGGCAAGCGCGGCGCCACGCACGAAGAGGTGGTCGAAGCGGCTAAGGTCGCCAACGCCGACTGCTTCATCCGCGAGAGCCCCGAGGGTTACGAAACGAACATCGGCGACCGGGGCGTGAAGCTCTCCGGCGGACAGCGCCAGCGGCTTTCGATCGCCCGCGCGGTGCTGAAAAACCCCGACATCCTGATCCTCGACGAGGCCACCTCGGCGCTCGACACCGAGAGCGAGAAACTCGTGCAGGAGGCCCTCAACAACCTGCTCAAAGGCCGTACGTCGGTGGTCATCGCCCACCGCCTCTCGACCATCCACAATGCCGACCAGATCATCGTCGTGGACCACGGCCGCATCGCCGAACGGGGCACGCACGCCGAATTGATGGAGCGCAACGGCATCTACGCCAAACTCATCGAAATGCAGTCCTTCGACTAA
- the rnhA gene encoding ribonuclease HI, with translation MAAITIYTDGSALGNPGPGGYGAVLLSGQHRKELSQGFRLTTNNRMELMGVCVALETLKFEGSDVVIYSDSKYVVDAVTKGWVFGWVRKGFAGKKNPDLWMRFLSVYNRHNVRFVWVKGHADTVENNRCDVLAVAAANDRAHWLEDTGYEPAER, from the coding sequence TTGGCGGCAATTACGATTTACACCGACGGCTCGGCCCTCGGAAACCCCGGCCCGGGCGGTTACGGCGCGGTACTCCTCTCGGGACAGCACCGCAAGGAGCTGTCACAGGGCTTCCGCCTCACGACCAACAACCGCATGGAGCTGATGGGGGTGTGCGTGGCGCTCGAAACGCTCAAGTTCGAGGGTTCGGACGTGGTGATCTACTCCGACTCGAAATACGTCGTCGACGCCGTCACCAAAGGCTGGGTCTTCGGCTGGGTGCGCAAGGGGTTCGCCGGCAAGAAGAACCCCGACCTGTGGATGCGCTTCCTCAGCGTGTACAACCGTCACAACGTCCGTTTCGTCTGGGTCAAGGGACACGCCGACACGGTGGAGAACAACCGATGCGACGTGTTGGCCGTCGCGGCGGCCAACGACCGGGCGCATTGGCTGGAAGATACGGGCTATGAACCTGCGGAGCGGTAA
- a CDS encoding valine--tRNA ligase: MQIADKYAPQQIESKWYDYWIDRGIFHSEPDQREPYTIVIPPPNVTGMLHMGHMLNNTLQDVLVRRARMSGKNACWVPGMDHASIATEAKVVAMLHEQGIEKASLTREEFLRYAWEWKEKYGGVILKQLRKLGASCDWDRTCFTMDEARTESVLRVFCDLYEKGKIYRGVRMVNWDPAAQTALSDEEVVFKESHGKLYYLRYKVEGTDKAIIVATTRPETILGDTALCVNPNDPRYEWLAADARVIVPLVGRSIPVIRDEYVDIEFGTGALKVTPAHDVNDYMLGEKYGLETIDIFNDDGTVNDKVGLYVGQERFDVRRQIEKDLAAAGLLEKTEDYTNNVGYSERTGVAIEPKLSMQWFLSMQELAEPATKAVMEDAIRFVPEKYKNTYRHWMENIKDWCISRQLWWGQRIPAYYLPKGGFVVALTAEEALEKARAKTGDATLQMADLRQDEDVLDTWFSSWLWPISVFDGIRFPDNKEINYYYPTNDLVTAPDIIFFWVARMIITGYEYRHEKPFGNVYFTGIVRDKIGRKMSKQLGNSPDPLDLIAQYGADGVRMAMLISSSAGNDVMFDEALCEQGRNFGNKIWNAYRLVNGWQVDTAAVQGENNRLAVAWFGQALGRSLRQITEDFKSYRISEAFKEAYRLFWDDFSGLYLEMVKPAYGQPIDAPTMEATKGWFDALMRLLHPFMPFVTEEIWQDLAPRAEGDSICVAQKPEPVAEDAAMLARFELAKEIITSVRNIRNQKNLPQKEALTLRVIADENYPAEFAPILVKMANLAAIETVTEKDPAAAAFIVKTTQYFVPMAGKIDAEAERKKLADDLTYYEGFLASVMKKLSNERFVSSAPEKVVANERAKQADTEAKIAALKEQLAALG; this comes from the coding sequence ATGCAAATCGCCGACAAATACGCACCGCAGCAGATCGAATCCAAGTGGTACGACTACTGGATCGACCGGGGGATTTTCCACTCGGAACCCGACCAGCGGGAACCCTACACGATCGTCATTCCGCCCCCCAACGTGACGGGCATGCTCCACATGGGGCACATGCTCAACAACACGCTGCAGGACGTACTCGTCCGCCGTGCGCGGATGTCCGGGAAGAACGCCTGCTGGGTGCCGGGCATGGACCACGCGTCGATCGCCACGGAGGCCAAGGTGGTGGCGATGCTCCACGAGCAGGGCATCGAAAAGGCGTCGCTCACGCGCGAGGAATTCCTCCGCTACGCTTGGGAATGGAAGGAGAAATACGGCGGCGTGATCCTCAAGCAGTTGCGCAAGCTGGGCGCCTCGTGCGACTGGGACCGCACCTGCTTCACGATGGACGAGGCCCGCACGGAGAGCGTTCTGCGCGTCTTCTGCGACCTCTACGAGAAAGGCAAGATCTACCGCGGCGTGCGGATGGTCAACTGGGACCCCGCGGCGCAGACGGCCCTGTCGGACGAGGAGGTCGTCTTCAAGGAGTCACACGGCAAGCTCTACTACCTGCGCTACAAGGTCGAGGGCACCGACAAGGCGATCATCGTCGCCACGACGCGCCCCGAAACCATACTGGGCGACACGGCGCTGTGCGTCAACCCCAACGACCCGCGCTATGAGTGGCTGGCCGCGGACGCCCGCGTGATCGTGCCGCTGGTGGGCCGTTCGATCCCCGTGATCCGCGACGAGTATGTCGACATCGAGTTCGGAACGGGCGCCCTGAAGGTGACTCCGGCGCACGACGTGAACGACTACATGCTGGGCGAGAAATACGGACTGGAGACCATCGACATCTTCAACGACGACGGCACGGTGAACGACAAGGTGGGTCTCTATGTGGGTCAGGAGCGTTTCGACGTGCGCCGGCAGATCGAGAAGGACCTCGCGGCGGCAGGCCTGCTGGAAAAGACCGAGGACTACACCAACAACGTGGGTTACTCGGAGCGCACGGGCGTAGCCATCGAGCCCAAGCTCTCGATGCAGTGGTTCCTCTCGATGCAGGAGCTGGCCGAGCCCGCGACGAAAGCCGTGATGGAGGACGCGATCCGCTTCGTGCCCGAGAAATACAAGAACACCTACCGCCATTGGATGGAGAACATCAAGGACTGGTGCATCTCGCGCCAGTTGTGGTGGGGCCAGCGCATCCCGGCCTACTACCTCCCCAAAGGCGGCTTCGTGGTGGCCCTGACGGCCGAGGAGGCGTTGGAGAAAGCCCGCGCGAAGACGGGCGACGCGACGTTGCAGATGGCCGACCTGCGGCAGGACGAGGACGTGCTGGACACATGGTTCTCGTCGTGGCTGTGGCCGATTTCGGTCTTCGACGGCATCCGCTTCCCGGACAACAAGGAGATCAACTATTACTACCCCACCAACGACTTGGTGACGGCTCCCGACATCATCTTTTTCTGGGTGGCCCGCATGATTATAACCGGGTACGAATACCGCCACGAAAAGCCCTTCGGCAACGTCTACTTCACGGGCATCGTGCGCGACAAGATCGGCCGCAAGATGTCGAAGCAGTTGGGCAATTCGCCCGATCCGCTGGACCTGATCGCCCAGTACGGCGCCGACGGCGTGCGCATGGCCATGCTCATTTCGTCATCGGCCGGCAACGACGTGATGTTCGACGAGGCGCTGTGCGAGCAGGGCCGCAACTTCGGCAACAAGATATGGAACGCCTACCGCCTCGTCAACGGCTGGCAGGTGGACACCGCGGCGGTGCAGGGAGAGAACAACCGGCTGGCCGTGGCGTGGTTCGGGCAGGCTTTGGGCCGTTCGCTGCGCCAGATCACCGAAGATTTCAAGTCGTACCGCATTTCGGAGGCGTTCAAGGAGGCTTACCGCCTGTTCTGGGACGATTTCAGCGGTCTTTACCTCGAAATGGTGAAACCCGCCTACGGGCAGCCGATCGACGCCCCGACGATGGAGGCGACGAAAGGCTGGTTCGACGCCCTGATGCGCCTGCTGCATCCCTTCATGCCGTTCGTCACGGAAGAGATCTGGCAGGACCTCGCGCCCCGCGCCGAGGGCGACTCGATCTGCGTGGCGCAGAAACCCGAGCCCGTGGCCGAGGACGCCGCGATGCTGGCGCGTTTCGAACTGGCGAAGGAGATTATCACCTCGGTGCGCAACATCCGCAACCAGAAGAATCTGCCGCAGAAAGAGGCGCTGACGCTCCGGGTCATCGCCGACGAGAACTACCCTGCGGAGTTCGCCCCCATACTGGTCAAGATGGCCAACCTCGCGGCGATCGAGACCGTGACGGAGAAGGACCCGGCGGCCGCGGCGTTCATCGTCAAGACGACACAGTATTTCGTGCCGATGGCGGGCAAGATCGACGCCGAAGCCGAGCGCAAAAAACTCGCGGACGACCTGACCTACTACGAGGGATTCCTCGCCTCGGTGATGAAGAAGCTTTCGAACGAACGCTTCGTCTCCTCGGCGCCCGAGAAGGTCGTGGCCAACGAGCGTGCCAAGCAGGCCGACACCGAAGCCAAGATCGCGGCTCTCAAAGAGCAGTTGGCGGCGCTCGGTTAA
- the lon gene encoding endopeptidase La, translating to MSKKDKIETFEVDDVNLLPELLDGKHHVIPIVTGGDEPVEEVEVPEIIPILTLRSSVLFPGAITPITVGRDKSINLVRAVNAEGGILGAVLQRESDVEDPAPDDMYKVGTAARIIKILEMPNGNLTVILNGLEKVEITEYITTEPYFKARVTALRDSTPDLKSIEFEALVDSIRDVALNIINVSPSMPKEAAFAIKNIDSKRGIINFICSNMELTDEDRQSLLEAPGLLARARKLLEILIREQQLAELKSQIQERVKQEIDKQQRDYYLQQQMRTIQDELGDGADADIEKMREAAKKKNWPKEVGETFEKELQKVERLNPAVAEYSVQMTYLQLLLELPWNDTTKDNLDLTCAREQLDRDHFGLDEVKERILEHLAVIKLKGDLKSPILCLYGPPGVGKTSLGKSVAAALGRKFGRISLGGLHDESEIRGHRRTYIGAMPGRIIQTIKRCGSSNPVIILDEVDKVTVSNHGDPSSALLEVLDPEQNTTFHDNYIDMEYDLSKVLFIATANNIANIAPALRDRMEMINIPGYLVEEKVRIALDHLLPKQREAHGIKEQEMTLSAEVVEQIISGYTRESGVRSLDKLLAKIARARAKQIAFDEAFAPEVSAKEVEKILGMPKFLREEYEVGGMTGVVTGLAWTEVGGDILYIESVLTPGKGKVSLTGNLGDVMKESATIAHEWVMAHHKELGIDPEMFEKNDINIHVPEGAIPKDGPSAGITMVTSIVSTYTGRKVKERIAMTGETTLRGRVMPVGGVKEKILAAKRAGITELILSEENRKDIAEIKEDYIAGLTFHYVRTNSDVLALALL from the coding sequence ATGAGCAAAAAAGATAAGATAGAAACCTTCGAAGTAGACGACGTGAACCTTCTCCCCGAACTGCTCGACGGCAAACACCATGTGATTCCCATCGTGACAGGCGGTGACGAACCCGTGGAGGAGGTCGAGGTTCCGGAGATCATACCCATTCTTACGCTGCGCTCCTCGGTGCTTTTCCCGGGGGCGATAACCCCCATCACGGTAGGCCGCGACAAGAGCATCAACCTCGTCCGCGCGGTGAATGCCGAGGGCGGCATTCTGGGTGCCGTGCTTCAGCGCGAAAGCGACGTCGAGGACCCCGCGCCGGACGACATGTACAAGGTCGGCACCGCGGCGCGCATCATCAAGATTCTGGAGATGCCCAACGGCAACCTGACGGTGATCCTGAACGGTCTGGAAAAGGTCGAGATCACGGAATACATTACCACCGAGCCCTATTTCAAGGCCCGGGTGACGGCCCTGCGCGACTCGACCCCCGACCTGAAGAGCATCGAGTTCGAGGCCCTCGTGGACTCGATCCGCGACGTGGCGCTGAACATCATCAACGTCTCGCCGTCGATGCCCAAGGAGGCGGCCTTCGCCATCAAGAACATCGACTCGAAGCGCGGCATCATCAACTTCATCTGCTCCAATATGGAGCTCACGGACGAAGATCGCCAGTCGCTGCTGGAGGCCCCCGGCCTGCTGGCCCGCGCCCGCAAGCTGCTCGAAATACTCATCCGCGAGCAGCAGTTGGCCGAGCTGAAAAGCCAGATTCAGGAGCGTGTCAAGCAGGAGATCGACAAACAGCAGAGGGACTACTACCTGCAGCAGCAGATGCGCACCATTCAGGACGAGCTGGGCGACGGTGCCGATGCCGACATCGAGAAGATGCGCGAGGCGGCCAAGAAGAAGAACTGGCCCAAGGAGGTCGGCGAAACGTTCGAGAAGGAGTTGCAGAAGGTCGAGCGGCTGAATCCCGCCGTGGCCGAGTACTCGGTGCAGATGACCTACCTGCAACTGTTGCTGGAACTGCCGTGGAACGACACGACGAAGGACAATCTCGACCTGACCTGCGCCCGCGAACAGCTCGACCGCGACCATTTCGGGCTGGACGAGGTGAAGGAGCGCATTCTGGAACATCTGGCCGTCATCAAACTCAAGGGCGACCTCAAGTCGCCGATCCTCTGCCTCTACGGCCCTCCGGGCGTGGGCAAGACCTCGCTGGGTAAGTCGGTCGCCGCGGCGCTCGGCCGCAAGTTCGGCCGCATCTCGCTGGGCGGACTGCACGACGAGTCGGAGATCCGCGGACACCGCCGCACCTACATCGGCGCCATGCCGGGCCGGATCATCCAGACCATCAAGCGGTGCGGATCGTCCAACCCCGTCATCATCCTCGACGAGGTGGACAAGGTGACGGTTTCGAACCACGGCGACCCGTCGAGCGCCCTGCTGGAGGTCCTCGACCCGGAGCAGAACACCACGTTCCACGACAACTACATCGACATGGAGTACGACCTGTCGAAAGTGCTGTTCATCGCCACGGCCAACAACATCGCCAACATCGCCCCGGCGCTGCGCGACCGCATGGAGATGATCAACATCCCCGGCTACCTCGTGGAGGAGAAGGTGCGCATCGCGCTGGACCATCTGCTGCCCAAGCAGCGCGAGGCCCACGGCATCAAGGAGCAGGAGATGACGCTCTCGGCGGAGGTCGTCGAGCAGATCATCTCGGGTTATACGCGCGAATCGGGCGTCCGCTCGCTGGACAAGCTGCTGGCGAAGATCGCCCGTGCCCGCGCCAAGCAGATCGCTTTCGACGAGGCTTTTGCACCCGAAGTTTCGGCCAAGGAGGTCGAGAAGATCCTCGGCATGCCCAAGTTCCTGCGCGAAGAGTACGAGGTGGGCGGCATGACGGGCGTCGTGACGGGTCTGGCATGGACCGAGGTCGGCGGCGACATCCTCTACATCGAGTCGGTGCTGACGCCCGGCAAGGGCAAGGTGAGCCTTACGGGTAATCTGGGCGATGTGATGAAGGAGTCGGCCACGATCGCCCACGAGTGGGTGATGGCCCACCACAAGGAGCTGGGCATCGACCCGGAGATGTTCGAGAAGAACGATATCAACATCCACGTTCCGGAGGGCGCCATTCCGAAGGACGGCCCGTCGGCCGGTATCACGATGGTCACCTCGATCGTCTCGACCTATACGGGCCGCAAGGTCAAGGAGCGCATCGCCATGACGGGCGAGACGACCCTCCGCGGACGGGTGATGCCCGTGGGCGGCGTGAAGGAGAAAATACTGGCCGCCAAGCGCGCCGGCATCACCGAGCTGATCCTCTCGGAGGAGAACCGCAAGGACATCGCCGAGATCAAGGAGGACTACATCGCCGGGCTGACGTTCCACTATGTTCGTACGAACAGTGATGTATTGGCGTTAGCTTTATTGTGA